From the genome of Haloferax sp. Atlit-12N:
AGGTTCAGACCGTCACGCAGAACGGTGTGGAAGTCGACCTCGCCCTCACCGAGGACTACAAAGGGACGGGCGTCACCTACTCGCAGGACTGGTTCCAGTACTGCGGTGTGCAGACCTACGAGGGCCTGAACCCGACCTACGAGTCTGACAACTACTTCCGCTCCGACAGCGGCGGATACGACTGGCAGTCCGAGACGTACAGCTCCGGCGACCGCCTGAACGTCAACGACTTCGACGAGTACGAGACCTGGGGCAACGGTATCGGACAGGCCGGCATCGGGATGCCCGCGACCGGCACCTGGCGCTCCGAGGGCGCCGAGAACACGATGCCGATTCAGGTGCTCCGCTCGACGCGCATCGAGGAGGCCGCACAGGACAACGAGTGGCTCGCCGCCTCGACGGACCAGGGAGTCATCGCGTGGCTCAACAAGTGTACCCACTTCTGCTGTGTCCCCGGCTACAAGCAGGCGGCCAGCTCCGCCACGTTCGGCGGCGAAAACGGTGTCTACTGTCAGTGTCACCAGTCCGTCTACGACCCCTTCTCCATCGTCCAGACGCTGTTTACGGCGCTGCCGCGCCCGAGCGAGTAACGACCCTCGAAGCCGCCCTCCCGTTTCGAGTCCGACCGCGACGCGTTCCCGCCGTTTTCTCTTTTCCGACCCCCGAACGACCCGTTTCCGCTCCGACGAGTCGCTCGTTTCGAGCCCGTGGTCCCGTCTCCGTCTTCAGCACCATCTCCGTCTCCCGCCCCCGAGTGCCGACGGACCCGTCGCTCGCGGGATGGAAGTCGAATCCGAGAATCGGTACCGTCGCGCCGGCGCTCCGACGCTCCGAGGCGTTAGCCGCCGCTGACCGGCGGGAAGAGCGCGAGTTCGTCGCCGGCGGTGGCTTCCTCGCCGAGCGCAGCGGCTTCGCCGTTTCGCAGGACGTTGATGTGGTCGTACAGTTCGCCGTCGTCGCCGAACACCCGCGATTCGAGCGCCGGGTGCGCCCCGACGAGGGCGTCGAGCGCGTCGCCGACGGTGGCGTCGCCGTCGACGTCGACCCGAACGGTCCGCGCGCCGGTGACTTCCGCGAGGTCGGCGAACAGCTTCCACTCCATACACCCGTCTCGTCGCCCGGCGCTCATGAGGATTGCGCCCCGGACGACCGCGGCGCGTCACCGTCGGAGCCGGAACCGTCGTTTTCGTCACCGTCGTCGTCACCGCCGTCGGTCCGGCCCGTGTCCGTCGTCGCTCGGCGTTCGACCTTCCGGAGGACTTCCGGCCGGCCGACGACGTAGAGCGTATCGCCGGCTACCAGTTCGCGTCCCCGGCCGGGAATCGCGTCCACCGGACGGTTCGCCGACCGGATGGCGACGACAGTCGTGTCTACGTCCGCAACCGACAGTCCGTCGAGGTCGGCACCGGGCGCGACGGTCGTGACCGCCATCGTCTCGTCGGCGTTCCGGAGGAGCGATGCGAACTCGCGGTCGACGTGGGGGTCCGCGGGGAGCGTCACGAGCCGGTACTCTTCGCCGCTCGTCAGGCGGTCGGCGTCCTCCTCGTCGAGGGCGACGGTCGCCACGTCGTCGGCGACGCCGCGGAGTTCGCCGAAGGCGACGCGGGTCGGCGCGGTCGACGCGGCCGGCGCGTCGGTCCCGCCGTCGGACAGCGACCCCGAACCGCTGGGTTGCGTCTCGGTCGTCGGTTCGGCGGACTTGGCCGACTCAGTCGCGTCGGTCGCTCCCGCGACGGCGTCGCCCGATGGGTCGTTCTCGTCGCCGTCCGCGTCCGGCTTCGGAACCGACCAGACCTGCACGGGGTCGCCGGCGGCCGCGCCGGAACCGGGGTCGCCGCGAATCGCGACTGCGACGGTGCCGGGCGCGAGGGTCGGTCCGAGGCCGGCCGCGCGACTGCCGAGCGCGAGATAGGACACCTCACTCCCCTCGGGTTCGAACTCCACGTCGACGTGGCCGACGCCGTGGTCGTCCTTGATGCGCGTCGCGAGTCGGTCGCGGAGTTCGGCCTCGCTGAGCCGCCGGGGGAACAGCAGCGTCTTCCCGCTCAGTTGGGTCTTGACGGCCTCGCCGACCGGGTCGTACCCTTCGATGTCGGCGATGTCCTCGGGGAGCGTCACCGACGTGACGCGGCCGACGGTCCGGACCAACCGGCTCACGTCGGCGTCGAGTTCCTTCGCGCCCGCGACGGCGAACACGTCCGTCGCGAGTCGGTCGCCGGCGACGCGGCCGACCGGCGCGATGAGCGCTCCGCCGGCGAGCGACGCGGTGTTGAAGAGGACGGTGTCGAGTTGGAACACCTCGGTCTCGGTGCCGGTAGTGAACGCGCCGAACAGGCCGATGGTGTTCAGGTAGAGGGCGACGACCGCCCCGCCGAAGAGGACCGAGAGCGCCCGCGGGATTATCTCTCGGGTGTACCAGCGGTAGAGCAGCGAGGCGATGGCGGAGACGACGAACGTGCCGACGACGAGCCCGACGAATCGGAGAATTTGCAGGACGAGCGAGTCGTCCGCCGGCGGAATCGACACCTGACCGGCGGTCGACGACTGTCCGACCGCCGCGAGCAGGTCGACGGCGGGGGCGGCCGGGACGGCGGTGGCCACGCCGCCGACCGAAGTGACGGCGGAGGCGAGGGCGGCGAACATCACGCGACCGCCCCCTCGAAGGCAGTCAGGTCGCTTCTCGACCCGACCGCGTAGAGCGTATCGCCCGCGGAGACCGCTTGGTCACCCCGCGGCGCAATCGTCCAGTTCCCGCCGTGGCGGACCGCGAGGACCGCGACGCCGTAGGTGTCCCGGACGCCGGCGTCTCTGAGCGTCACGCCGTCGAGCGGTCCCTCTGCCCCGACCGAGAGCCGCGAGAACCGCTTGCCGGCGCGGCGAAGCAAGGAGACGAGTTCGAACTCCCGCCGGACGCCGCGGGAGGTGACGACGAAACGCTCCACGTCGCTCCCGAGGAGCGATTCGACCTTGCCTCGGTCGATCGCGAGCGTGACGCGACCCTCGCCGCCGACGGCCGTCGGTGCGCGCGGCGCGGCCTTCGGCGCGTCCGCGTCGTCCGCGTCGTCCTCGTCAGGTTCGCTCGGGGTCTCGACGACCGATTCGACCCCGGCGACGTTCGCCGAGACGGTGCCGCCGTCGGTGACGACGACGACCTCGTCGCCCCGCGCGAGTCCGGTCGGGACGAGCGCCGTCACCGACACCGCGCGCTTGCCCGCCGGGAGTCGCTTCGAGAGGCCGCCGACCGGGGCCGCGGCGGAGACGGACGCGCGGGCACGCTCGTCGAGTCTGACCTCGACGGCGGCGAGGTCGAACTCGTTTTGCAGGCGGTCGGAGAACCGCGACTCGAGTTCCACGAGCGGGATGTCGGCGGGGAACGTCCACTCGCCGTTTCGGATACTGGTGCGGATGTCCAGCGGGACCGGCGGGTAGCCCTCGATGTCGCCGACCTCGCCGGTGACGGTGACGCTGACCTGTCCGCGGCCGCCGACGAGTTCGACCACGTCGGTCGAGAGCGACCGTTCGGTGAGCTTTCGCAGCGACATCTTCCGCGGGATGTCGTTGGCGAAGGCGTCCCCGCGGTTGTGTGCGTACAGCGCCCCCATCAGGACGACTAACAGCGCGACCGTCAGCCTGACCTGGCTCTCCGACTGCGTGATTGTCGGGTCGGCCAGCGCCATGAGACCGCCGCTCGCGCCCGCAATAGCGACGCTGAGGACGACGACGGCGAGGCCCGGAACGGTGACGCCGGTGACGTAGCGGAAGCCGAATCCGAGGAGCCACGCGACGGCGGCCGGGACGAGCCCGGTGAGAACGCCGAAGTACAGCCCGTAAACGACTTCGACGGGGAGTGAAGCCATGGGCCGGTACACTCGCCGACGGAATAAAGACGTGACGACGCGCACGTGACGGACCGATACCCGACCGCTTTTGCCCTCGGACGCCAGAACTGGGAAAGACATGGCTTCGGTACGTGAGTGGGTCGGTGCCCGTGCGACGATTGGGACGGTGTTCCTCGCCGCCGTCCTGTCGGTCGCCATCGGCATCCTCAACATCAGCTCCCCGGTCACCGGCGGTGTGTTGGCACCGTACATCCCGGAAGCGGTCCGCATCACCGCCGGCTTCACCGGGACGCTGACGGGCTTTCTGCTCCTCGCGAGCGTCTTCGGACTCCGCCGACGCTACCGCGCCGCGTGGTACTCGACCGCGGTGTTGCTTCCGGTGACCGCCGCGCAGGGGCTCATCCAGTCGCCAGAACGGGCGGCACCGCTCGTCGGCCTCTCGCTTATCAGCCTCGCACTCCTGCTTTTCAACCACAGGGCGTTCGACCGCGACCTCGACCTGACGGCGACACAGCTGTCGGCGCTGCTCGCTATCGCGGGCGCACAGACCTACACGACCGCCGGCGCGTGGGCGCTCAGAGAGCAGTTCAACGGCATCGACACGCTGTTCGACGCGTTCTACTTCGGCGTCGTCACCGGCAGCACGGTCGGCTACGGCGACATCACGCCGCAGACCGCCATCGCAAAGCTGTTCGGCATCTCGGCGCTGTTGCTCACGGTGGCGACGTTCGCCGTGGCGCTCGGTGTCCTGCTCACGCCCGCAATCGAAGCGCGACTCACCAAAGCACTCGGACGCATGACCGAATCACAACTCGACATCCTGGAGAACCACGTCCTCGTCCTCGGCTACGGGGAACTGACCGAACCGATTCTCGAAGAGCTCGGCGACCGCGCCCGCGTCGTCATCGTCACGCCCGACGAGGCCCGCGCCAAGCGCCTCACCGACCGCGGCTACGACGTGGTCACGGACGACCCGAGCGACGAGGAGGCGCTCCAGCGGACCCGCGTGGACGCCGCTCGCTCCGTCGTCGTCGCCACCAACAACGACGCCGAAGACGCGCTGGCAATCCTCACGGCGCGACAGCTCAACCCCGACGTGCACATCGTCGCGGCGGCGACCCAGCGGGAAAACGAGCGAAAGCTTCGCCGCGCCGGGGCCAACACCGTCATCAGCCCGGCGGCGCTCGGCGGCCACTTCCTCGCCGAGTCCGCCGTCGGCGGGAGCGGCCTCGAGACCATCGAGGAACGGCTGCTCGACGAACAGCCCACCGACCCAGCCGAAGACGAACCGGTCCAGACGAACGGGGCGGGCGAGGCAGACGACCCCGGTTCGGACGGCCAAAACTGACGAGGTCGGCGACCCCGGTCGCAAGCGCGAATCGACTCCGACTCCGCCCCCGGACCCGGACCCGGACCCAGACCCGGACCCGGCTCCGACTTCTTCGCATCGCTCTCTCCGTTAGTGCCCGCGGTCGAACACCGCAACGTCGCAGTCTATCTCGCGGATGCGCTCGAACGTCGGCGGCGAGATGAACCGCGAGGCGGGCGAGCGGTCGCCGCTGGAACCGAGCACCACGAGGTCGTAGGTGGCGGCGTTCGAGGCGATGAAGTCGGTCACGTCGGAGCGGGCGACCCGCGTCTCGATGTTCCCGTCCGCCGTTTCGACCAGATTGGCGAGTTTCGACTCCGCGGGCCGGCGCTCGACTTCCGAGGAGATGCAGGTCGTGACGCTCACGCTCCCGGTCTTCCCGGCGAGACGCGTCGCGAAGTCTATCATCGCGTGGGCGGCGTCGCCCGGCCGCGAGACGAGCACGAGGATGCGCCGCCAGCGGTAGGTCTCGCCGGTCGAGCGGAACGCCACGGTGTCGTACGAGCCACCGAACAGGCCGCGAATGTAGTCCGACAGCAGGCCCCGGTCCTCCTCGTACGGGACCACCACGAGGTCGGAGTTAGTGTTGGCCGCGGCCTCGGTCGTCGCGGTCAACGGGTCGCCCCGGGCGACGGCGACCTCGACGGGCACGCCCAGTTGGGTCCGCAGTTTGTGGGCGCAGGATTCGAGGCGCTCGACCGACG
Proteins encoded in this window:
- the samp1 gene encoding ubiquitin-like modifier protein SAMP1 — translated: MEWKLFADLAEVTGARTVRVDVDGDATVGDALDALVGAHPALESRVFGDDGELYDHINVLRNGEAAALGEEATAGDELALFPPVSGG
- a CDS encoding ubiquinol-cytochrome c reductase iron-sulfur subunit, whose amino-acid sequence is MSDSDKYPADSGRRRFVKGVVGGATLAGVGTTGAAAINSATSSTGTGGGPTQAYAIENTAGPAPRGMPQIPIEIDDEGYIRGVWPEVQTVTQNGVEVDLALTEDYKGTGVTYSQDWFQYCGVQTYEGLNPTYESDNYFRSDSGGYDWQSETYSSGDRLNVNDFDEYETWGNGIGQAGIGMPATGTWRSEGAENTMPIQVLRSTRIEEAAQDNEWLAASTDQGVIAWLNKCTHFCCVPGYKQAASSATFGGENGVYCQCHQSVYDPFSIVQTLFTALPRPSE
- a CDS encoding cation:proton antiporter regulatory subunit; amino-acid sequence: MFAALASAVTSVGGVATAVPAAPAVDLLAAVGQSSTAGQVSIPPADDSLVLQILRFVGLVVGTFVVSAIASLLYRWYTREIIPRALSVLFGGAVVALYLNTIGLFGAFTTGTETEVFQLDTVLFNTASLAGGALIAPVGRVAGDRLATDVFAVAGAKELDADVSRLVRTVGRVTSVTLPEDIADIEGYDPVGEAVKTQLSGKTLLFPRRLSEAELRDRLATRIKDDHGVGHVDVEFEPEGSEVSYLALGSRAAGLGPTLAPGTVAVAIRGDPGSGAAAGDPVQVWSVPKPDADGDENDPSGDAVAGATDATESAKSAEPTTETQPSGSGSLSDGGTDAPAASTAPTRVAFGELRGVADDVATVALDEEDADRLTSGEEYRLVTLPADPHVDREFASLLRNADETMAVTTVAPGADLDGLSVADVDTTVVAIRSANRPVDAIPGRGRELVAGDTLYVVGRPEVLRKVERRATTDTGRTDGGDDDGDENDGSGSDGDAPRSSGAQSS
- a CDS encoding NAD-binding protein encodes the protein MASVREWVGARATIGTVFLAAVLSVAIGILNISSPVTGGVLAPYIPEAVRITAGFTGTLTGFLLLASVFGLRRRYRAAWYSTAVLLPVTAAQGLIQSPERAAPLVGLSLISLALLLFNHRAFDRDLDLTATQLSALLAIAGAQTYTTAGAWALREQFNGIDTLFDAFYFGVVTGSTVGYGDITPQTAIAKLFGISALLLTVATFAVALGVLLTPAIEARLTKALGRMTESQLDILENHVLVLGYGELTEPILEELGDRARVVIVTPDEARAKRLTDRGYDVVTDDPSDEEALQRTRVDAARSVVVATNNDAEDALAILTARQLNPDVHIVAAATQRENERKLRRAGANTVISPAALGGHFLAESAVGGSGLETIEERLLDEQPTDPAEDEPVQTNGAGEADDPGSDGQN
- a CDS encoding potassium channel family protein codes for the protein MASLPVEVVYGLYFGVLTGLVPAAVAWLLGFGFRYVTGVTVPGLAVVVLSVAIAGASGGLMALADPTITQSESQVRLTVALLVVLMGALYAHNRGDAFANDIPRKMSLRKLTERSLSTDVVELVGGRGQVSVTVTGEVGDIEGYPPVPLDIRTSIRNGEWTFPADIPLVELESRFSDRLQNEFDLAAVEVRLDERARASVSAAAPVGGLSKRLPAGKRAVSVTALVPTGLARGDEVVVVTDGGTVSANVAGVESVVETPSEPDEDDADDADAPKAAPRAPTAVGGEGRVTLAIDRGKVESLLGSDVERFVVTSRGVRREFELVSLLRRAGKRFSRLSVGAEGPLDGVTLRDAGVRDTYGVAVLAVRHGGNWTIAPRGDQAVSAGDTLYAVGSRSDLTAFEGAVA